A region of Triplophysa rosa linkage group LG16, Trosa_1v2, whole genome shotgun sequence DNA encodes the following proteins:
- the LOC130566925 gene encoding zinc finger MYM-type protein 1-like: MKRRHYQSGAEKRKKRKEDEKRKYQEKGLLTAGENAAATSSLHDSLGPVSAYIGLFSSLSVASTTSSSAADITSSSSAVASTTSSRAADITSSSSAVASTTSSRAADITLTSSAVASTTSSRAADINLTSSAVASTTSSRAADITLTSSAVASTTSSRAADINLTSSAVASTTSSRAADITLTSSAVASTTSSSADDITLTSSAVASTSSSSAITEGAFCSANVSAVSRDPADWPEVLSGKERAGLVIRGPSDLNPNFKFPKRQDGRSFHFHYKFRLLTNGEKIQRTWLVYSMKSDAVFCWCCKLFSKGSSKLITEGQRDWTNIGAILKQHENSPAHIKSVVSWKELELGLKKGQTIDHTQLTLTEAEKRRWREVLIRLIAIIKSLAERNLAFRGSEDKLMVPNNGNFLKEVELMAKFDPVLREHIRLADKQGNHTTYLGKTIQNELISCIGDQLVKTMVAGIQESKYFSIILDCTPDVSHTEQMSVVARTVSLEKGPEIKEYFLGFLDAPDSTGAGLSSLILKRLEELGIPFSNCRGQSYDNGANMRGKNKGVQARLLEKNPRALYVPCGSHTLNLVVADAAKESIVAINFFGVVQKLFTLFAAAPQRWAILKDHADITLKSWSDTRWESRVKSIEPLQHQPEKVREALLQVRENTKDPTVRIEAQSLAEEIGSFRFQICLVVWYNILRKINVTSKLLQSATMQLDVAVDLIHQTKASLVSYRATGFNDAVKKATERCEEMNVQALLKEKRLRTMKRHFSYEAAAEPESSALKKMEVSFFNVVVDCATQTLEDRFSSMGKIVSVISV; encoded by the exons atgaaaaggcgGCACTATCAGTCTGGCgcagagaagaggaagaagaggaaagAAGATGAGAAAAGAAAATATCAAGAAAAGG GCCTACTTACAGCTGGTGAAAATGCAG CAGCTACCTCCTCCTTACATGACAGTCTTGGCCCTGTCTCAGCCTACATTGGTCTTTTTTCCAGCTTATCTGTTGCCTCCACCACATCCTCCAGTGCAGCTGACATTACCTCTTCCTCCAGTGCTGTTGCCTCCACCACATCCTCCAGAGCAGCTGACATTACTTCTTCCTCCAGTGCTGTTGCCTCCACTACATCCTCCAGAGCAGCTGACATTACCTTAACCTCCAGTGCTGTTGCCTCCACTACATCCTCCAGAGCAGCTGACATTAACTTAACCTCCAGTGCTGTTGCCTCCACTACATCCTCCAGAGCAGCTGACATTACCTTAACCTCCAGTGCTGTTGCCTCCACTACATCCTCCAGAGCAGCTGACATTAACTTAACCTCCAGTGCTGTTGCCTCCACTACATCCTCCAGAGCAGCTGACATTACCTTAACCTCCAGTGCTGTTGCCTCCACTACATCCTCCAGTGCAGATGACATTACCTTAACCTCCAGTGCTGTTGCCTCCACCTCATCCTCCAGTGCAATCACAGAAGGAGCTTTCTGCTCTGCAAATGTCTCAGCTGTTTCAAGAGATCCAGCTGACTGGCCTGAGGTCTTGTCAGGTAAAGAGAGGGCTGGTTTAGTTATTAGAGGACCAAGCGATTTAAATCCTAACTTTAAATTTCCAAAAAGACAAGACGGAAGAAGCTTTCATTTCCATTACAAGTTTCGGCTCCTCACTAATGGGGAAAAAATCCAACGTACATGGCTTGTTTACTCCATGAAAAGTGATGCTGTTTTTTGCTGGTGTTGCAAATTGTTTTCAAAGGGCTCTTCAAAGCTAATCACAGAGGGACAGCGTGATTGGACTAATATTGGAGCAATCCttaaacaacatgaaaacaGCCCTGCACACATAAAAAGTGTGGTGTCATGGAAAGAGCTTGAACTAGGTTTAAAAAAGGGACAAACAATTGACCACACACAACTAACCCTCACAGAGGCTGAGAAGAGACGTTGGCGTGAGGTTCTCATTCGACTGATTGCAATCATTAAGTCTCTTGCAGAGCGAAACCTCGCTTTTCGGGGCTCTGAAGACAAATTAATGGTACCCAACAATGGCAATTTTTTAAAAGAGGTTGAGCTCATGGCTAAGTTTGACCCTGTGTTAAGAGAGCATATCAGACTAGCTGACAAGCAAGGAAACCACACAACCTATCTtggcaaaacaatacaaaatgaacTAATCTCCTGCATCGGTGATCAACTGGTCAAAACAATGGTGGCTGGCATTCAAGAGTCAAAGTATTTTTCTATCATCTTAGACTGCACACCAGATGTCAGCCACACAGAGCAAATGTCTGTGGTGGCCAGAACTGTCAGTCTAGAAAAAGGGCCAGAGATAAAGGAGTACTTTCTTGGGTTCTTAGATGCTCCTGACTCCACCGGCGCTGGATTGTCTTCTCTTATCTTAAAAAGACTGGAGGAGCTTGGCATACCATTTAGTAATTGCAGAGGCCAGTCTTATGACAATGGAGCCAACATGAGGGGCAAAAATAAAGGAGTGCAAGCTAGACTCCTTGAGAAAAATCCACGTGCACTTTATGTTCCTTGTGGAAGCCACACTCTTAATTTAGTTGTTGCAGATGCAGCTAAAGAGTCAATAGTTGCAATTAACTTCTTTGGAGTTGTACAGAAGCTGTTCACTCTCTTTGCAGCTGCACCGCAACGATGGGCCATTCTCAAAGATCATGCTGACATCACTTTAAAAAGCTGGAGTGACACCAGATGGGAAAGTCGGGTGAAAAGTATTGAGCCGTTGCAGCACCAGCCAGAGAAGGTGAGGGAGGCTCTTTTACAGGTCAGGGAGAACACTAAAGATCCTACAGTTAGGATTGAAGCCCAGTCACTCGCGGAAGAAATTGGTTCCTTCAGATTTCAAATCTGTCTTGTTGTCTGGTACAATATTCTGAGAAAAATTAATGTCACAAGCAAACTGCTTCAATCTGCTACCATGCAGCTGGATGTTGCTGTAGATCTCATCCATCAGACAAAAGCTTCTCTCGTGAGCTACAGAGCTACTGGCTTTAATGATGCAGTCAAGAAAGCAACTGAAAGGTGTGAGGAAATGAATGTTCAAGCATTGCTTAAGGAGAAGAGGCTAAGAACCATGAAGAGACACTTCAGTTATGAAGCAGCTGCAGAGCCAGAGTCCAGTGCCCTAAAAAAAATGGAAGTTTCATTCTTCAATGTTGTGGTGGATTGTGCTACCCAAACACTGGAAGACCGTTTCAGCTCCATGGGTAAG ATTGTCAGTGTGATATCTGTGTAA
- the grna.1 gene encoding granulin 1, whose product MVPVLMFFIAALVAADETLTEISAPAESASPSVVHCDSYTVCPDGTTCCRSPYGRWFCCPFSMGQCCRDGIHCCQHGYHCDSTSSHCLRGWMKLPSSVHPASKAIQKTEFVLVDNALEMQNQAEIVQCDGNVYCSNEKFCCKTGDGQWGCCRGPVL is encoded by the exons ATGGTTCCAGTGTTGATGTTCTTCATAGCAGCGCTGGTAGCTGCAGATGAGACATTAACTGAGATCTCAGCTCCAGCGGAGTCTGCCTCTCCCTCTGTGGTGCACTGTGACTCTTACACGGTGTGTCCCGATGGCACAACATGCTGTCGAAGTCCTTACGGCCGGTGGTTCTGCTGTCCATTCTCTATG GGTCAGTGCTGCAGAGATGGAATTCATTGCTGTCAACATGGCTATCATTGTGATTCTACATCATCCCATTGTTTGAGAGGGTGGATGAAACTGCCATCTTCTGTCCATCCGGCTTCCAAAGCAATCCAGAAAACTGAG TTTGTGCTCGTGGATAACGCTCTTGAAATGCAGAATCAGGCTGAGATTGTACAATGTGATGGAAATGTCTACTGCTCAAATGAGAAGTTCTGCTGCAAGACCGGAGATGGCCAGTGGGGGTGCTGCAGAG GGCCAGTCCTGTAA
- the clxn gene encoding calaxin isoform X1, with protein MSAMNRKLIQNLAETMCKQVKHFNTVEMECLIRLFNALLGEQTERKAGHGLDRLNFRHILHNTFDMTDDMMMDRVFRAFDKDNDSYISVKEWVEGLSLFLRGTLDEKIKYCFDVYDLNGDGYISREEMFHMLKDSLIRQPTEEDPDEGVKDLVDIALKKMDYDHDGKVSYADFKSTVRDENLLLEAFGNCLPHLKRIQSFEQQAFQEPQELH; from the exons ATGTCGGCGATGAACAGAAAATTAATTCAAAACCTTGCCGAAACCATGTGCAAACAAGTCAAACACT TCAACACAGTGGAGATGGAGTGTCTGATAAGACTGTTTAATGCTCTGCTGGGagaacagacagagagaaaagcTGGACATGGATTGGACCGGCTCAACTTCCGACATATACTGCACAACACATTTGACATGACTGACGATATGATGATGGACAGAG TCTTCCGTGCATTTGACAAGGACAATGACAGCTATATAAGTGTCAAAGAATGGGTAGAaggtctgtctctctttctacGGGGGACACtggatgaaaaaataaaat ACTGTTTTGATGTATACGACTTGAATGGTGATGGATACATCTCACGAGAGGAAATGTTTCACATGCTGAAAGACAGTCTTATTAGACAACCCACTGAAGAGGATCCAGATGAGGGGGTTAAGGATCTTGTGGACATCGCATTGAAGAAAATG GACTATGACCATGATGGTAAAGTTTCTTATGCTGATTTCAAGTCGACAGTCAGAGATGAAAACCTTTTACTAGAAGCTTTTGGCAACTGCCTTCCACATCTAAAG CGCATACAGTCATTTGAGCAACAAGCATTCCAGGAACCACAAGAACTTCACTGA
- the clxn gene encoding calaxin isoform X2: protein MECLIRLFNALLGEQTERKAGHGLDRLNFRHILHNTFDMTDDMMMDRVFRAFDKDNDSYISVKEWVEGLSLFLRGTLDEKIKYCFDVYDLNGDGYISREEMFHMLKDSLIRQPTEEDPDEGVKDLVDIALKKMDYDHDGKVSYADFKSTVRDENLLLEAFGNCLPHLKRIQSFEQQAFQEPQELH from the exons ATGGAGTGTCTGATAAGACTGTTTAATGCTCTGCTGGGagaacagacagagagaaaagcTGGACATGGATTGGACCGGCTCAACTTCCGACATATACTGCACAACACATTTGACATGACTGACGATATGATGATGGACAGAG TCTTCCGTGCATTTGACAAGGACAATGACAGCTATATAAGTGTCAAAGAATGGGTAGAaggtctgtctctctttctacGGGGGACACtggatgaaaaaataaaat ACTGTTTTGATGTATACGACTTGAATGGTGATGGATACATCTCACGAGAGGAAATGTTTCACATGCTGAAAGACAGTCTTATTAGACAACCCACTGAAGAGGATCCAGATGAGGGGGTTAAGGATCTTGTGGACATCGCATTGAAGAAAATG GACTATGACCATGATGGTAAAGTTTCTTATGCTGATTTCAAGTCGACAGTCAGAGATGAAAACCTTTTACTAGAAGCTTTTGGCAACTGCCTTCCACATCTAAAG CGCATACAGTCATTTGAGCAACAAGCATTCCAGGAACCACAAGAACTTCACTGA
- the rbm48 gene encoding RNA-binding protein 48 isoform X1: MDSSVAKPSVWDAPKILKHHEQQDVAQTRPKYREGRRLKAVKVYTINLESRFLLVQGVPAIGVMTELVQLFALYGVIEEYRVLDEYPAEQFTEVYLFKFQKFTSARAAKRHTDEKSFFGGQLHVCYAPEYETVEETRQKLQDRRRYVNRVNQKTAKQHDQQDESTEIPKAETPTAAAPEVQKDLKNIREDNVNSDFPYLPSPPKNDLPHSRHSFQQSLRFHRTERTLPTEDKMGSLYHYVPPVPDTSKHFTPCSSSSNKDKDLKNLSASARFMPRTAHLESRKRKSVEELLISKEMDKNGPMIGPKLPEMPKLDMEDESLNVTANLIRQKITKVTSVPEIKPAQGKSTTAKPRRRI; this comes from the exons ATGGACAGCTCCGTTGCTAAGCCCTCTGTTTGGGACGCTCCAAAAATATTGAAACACCATGAACAACAAGATGTTGCTCAAACACGTCCAAAGTACAGAGAGGGAAGACGCCTCAAAGCCGTTAAG GTATACACCATTAATTTAGAGTCTCGGTTCCTGTTAGTTCAAGGAGTGCCCGCTATTGGGGTGATGACAGAGCTCGTGCAACTCTTTGCTCTCTACGGAGTGATCGAGGAATACAGGGTGCTTGATGAATATCCAGCAGAGCAGTTCACTGAAGTCTACTTATTTAAATTCCAAAAGTTTACGAGTGCCAG GGCAGCTAAGCGTCACACTGATGAAAAGAGCTTCTTTGGAGGACAACTGCATGTTTGTTACGCCCCCGAGTATGAAACTGTGGAAGAAACGAGGCAGAAGTTGCAGGATAGGAGGAGATACGTTAACAGAGTAAACCAGAAAACAG CAAAACAACATGATCAACAGGATGAAAGCACAGAGATTCCAAAAGCAGAAACGCCAACAGCTGCAGCTCCTGAGGTCCAGAAAGACTTAAAAAATATAAGAGAGGATAATGTAAATTCTGACTTTCCCTATTTGCCTTCACCACCCAAGAATGATCTTCCTCATAGCCGTCACAGTTTTCAACAGTCGTTACGATTTCACAGAACGGAAAGGACATTACCTACAGAGGACAAGATGGGTTCACTTTACCATTACGTTCCTCCTGTACCAGATACTTCGAAGCATTTTACACCCTGTTCATCCTCAAGTAATAAAGACAAAGATTTGAAGAACCTGTCAGCATCTGCTAGATTTATGCCACGGACTGCACATTTAGAAAGCAGAAAAAGAAAATCCGTGGAAGAATTACTCATTTCAAAAGAAATGGACAAAAATGGACCCATGATTGGTCCAAAACTACCAGAAATGCCCAAATTGGACATGGAGGATGAGTCATTGAATGTAACCGCCAATTTGATTCGTCAAAAAATAACAAAG GTTACATCTGTACCAGAGATCAAACCTGCACAAGGAAAGAGCACCACTGCGAAGCCTCGTAGAAGAATTTAA
- the rbm48 gene encoding RNA-binding protein 48 isoform X2 has product MTELVQLFALYGVIEEYRVLDEYPAEQFTEVYLFKFQKFTSARAAKRHTDEKSFFGGQLHVCYAPEYETVEETRQKLQDRRRYVNRVNQKTAKQHDQQDESTEIPKAETPTAAAPEVQKDLKNIREDNVNSDFPYLPSPPKNDLPHSRHSFQQSLRFHRTERTLPTEDKMGSLYHYVPPVPDTSKHFTPCSSSSNKDKDLKNLSASARFMPRTAHLESRKRKSVEELLISKEMDKNGPMIGPKLPEMPKLDMEDESLNVTANLIRQKITKVTSVPEIKPAQGKSTTAKPRRRI; this is encoded by the exons ATGACAGAGCTCGTGCAACTCTTTGCTCTCTACGGAGTGATCGAGGAATACAGGGTGCTTGATGAATATCCAGCAGAGCAGTTCACTGAAGTCTACTTATTTAAATTCCAAAAGTTTACGAGTGCCAG GGCAGCTAAGCGTCACACTGATGAAAAGAGCTTCTTTGGAGGACAACTGCATGTTTGTTACGCCCCCGAGTATGAAACTGTGGAAGAAACGAGGCAGAAGTTGCAGGATAGGAGGAGATACGTTAACAGAGTAAACCAGAAAACAG CAAAACAACATGATCAACAGGATGAAAGCACAGAGATTCCAAAAGCAGAAACGCCAACAGCTGCAGCTCCTGAGGTCCAGAAAGACTTAAAAAATATAAGAGAGGATAATGTAAATTCTGACTTTCCCTATTTGCCTTCACCACCCAAGAATGATCTTCCTCATAGCCGTCACAGTTTTCAACAGTCGTTACGATTTCACAGAACGGAAAGGACATTACCTACAGAGGACAAGATGGGTTCACTTTACCATTACGTTCCTCCTGTACCAGATACTTCGAAGCATTTTACACCCTGTTCATCCTCAAGTAATAAAGACAAAGATTTGAAGAACCTGTCAGCATCTGCTAGATTTATGCCACGGACTGCACATTTAGAAAGCAGAAAAAGAAAATCCGTGGAAGAATTACTCATTTCAAAAGAAATGGACAAAAATGGACCCATGATTGGTCCAAAACTACCAGAAATGCCCAAATTGGACATGGAGGATGAGTCATTGAATGTAACCGCCAATTTGATTCGTCAAAAAATAACAAAG GTTACATCTGTACCAGAGATCAAACCTGCACAAGGAAAGAGCACCACTGCGAAGCCTCGTAGAAGAATTTAA